The Parasteatoda tepidariorum isolate YZ-2023 chromosome X2, CAS_Ptep_4.0, whole genome shotgun sequence genome includes a region encoding these proteins:
- the LOC107437162 gene encoding uncharacterized protein isoform X2, which translates to MNSAMKIFMMIFVVAVISLTCEAQRPKSNNIGNSQGRGYGGSRGSGGYRGGYGSRNQNSYPGRGTRNQGNQGGDTSQRSGQDAFNVNFGSGGLNNGQTNQGSQSGRQRNLNGAN; encoded by the exons ATGAATTCCGCTATGAAAATCTTCATGATGATCTTCGTCGTGGCTGTTATCAGCTTGACTTGCgaag cccAGCGTCCCAAAAGTAACAACATAG gaaactcaCAAGGTAGAG GTTATGGAGGATCTAGag GTTCAGGAGGATATAGAG gagGATATGGTTCTCGCA ATCAAAATTCATACCCAGGACGTGGCACTAGAAACCAAG GAAATCAAGGCGGAGATACCTCTCAAAGAAGTGGACAAGATGCATTTAATGTCAACTTTGGATCGGGTGGACTTAATAATGGACAAACCAACCAAGGATCTCAATCTGGCAGACAGCGTAATCTCAATGGTGCTAACTAG
- the LOC107437162 gene encoding heterogeneous nuclear ribonucleoprotein 87F-like isoform X4, producing the protein MNSAMKIFMMIFVVAVISLTCEAQRPKSNNIGYGGSRGSGGYRGGYGSRNQNSYPGRGTRNQGNQGGDTSQRSGQDAFNVNFGSGGLNNGQTNQGSQSGRQRNLNGAN; encoded by the exons ATGAATTCCGCTATGAAAATCTTCATGATGATCTTCGTCGTGGCTGTTATCAGCTTGACTTGCgaag cccAGCGTCCCAAAAGTAACAACATAG GTTATGGAGGATCTAGag GTTCAGGAGGATATAGAG gagGATATGGTTCTCGCA ATCAAAATTCATACCCAGGACGTGGCACTAGAAACCAAG GAAATCAAGGCGGAGATACCTCTCAAAGAAGTGGACAAGATGCATTTAATGTCAACTTTGGATCGGGTGGACTTAATAATGGACAAACCAACCAAGGATCTCAATCTGGCAGACAGCGTAATCTCAATGGTGCTAACTAG
- the LOC107437162 gene encoding heterogeneous nuclear ribonucleoprotein A1-like isoform X3 has translation MNSAMKIFMMIFVVAVISLTCEAQRPKSNNIGYGGSRGSGGYRGSGGYRGGYGSRNQNSYPGRGTRNQGNQGGDTSQRSGQDAFNVNFGSGGLNNGQTNQGSQSGRQRNLNGAN, from the exons ATGAATTCCGCTATGAAAATCTTCATGATGATCTTCGTCGTGGCTGTTATCAGCTTGACTTGCgaag cccAGCGTCCCAAAAGTAACAACATAG GTTATGGAGGATCTAGag GTTCAGGAGGATATAGAG GTTCAGGAGGTTATAGAg gagGATATGGTTCTCGCA ATCAAAATTCATACCCAGGACGTGGCACTAGAAACCAAG GAAATCAAGGCGGAGATACCTCTCAAAGAAGTGGACAAGATGCATTTAATGTCAACTTTGGATCGGGTGGACTTAATAATGGACAAACCAACCAAGGATCTCAATCTGGCAGACAGCGTAATCTCAATGGTGCTAACTAG
- the LOC107437162 gene encoding uncharacterized protein isoform X1 — protein sequence MNSAMKIFMMIFVVAVISLTCEAQRPKSNNIGNSQGRGYGGSRGSGGYRGSGGYRGGYGSRNQNSYPGRGTRNQGNQGGDTSQRSGQDAFNVNFGSGGLNNGQTNQGSQSGRQRNLNGAN from the exons ATGAATTCCGCTATGAAAATCTTCATGATGATCTTCGTCGTGGCTGTTATCAGCTTGACTTGCgaag cccAGCGTCCCAAAAGTAACAACATAG gaaactcaCAAGGTAGAG GTTATGGAGGATCTAGag GTTCAGGAGGATATAGAG GTTCAGGAGGTTATAGAg gagGATATGGTTCTCGCA ATCAAAATTCATACCCAGGACGTGGCACTAGAAACCAAG GAAATCAAGGCGGAGATACCTCTCAAAGAAGTGGACAAGATGCATTTAATGTCAACTTTGGATCGGGTGGACTTAATAATGGACAAACCAACCAAGGATCTCAATCTGGCAGACAGCGTAATCTCAATGGTGCTAACTAG